Proteins encoded within one genomic window of Pedobacter africanus:
- a CDS encoding TonB-dependent receptor, with protein MSKLLLTMKLTFVLLITAFIQVSLGANAQNISLKEKNASLYQIFDQITRQSGYDFVYLNAMLSKTAAVTIDVKNEPLKNVLDYIFEGQSLTYTIRNKTIIVTQVKETVFDRFLNYIKSVDINAQVVDDTGNPLIGASVKVKGTKQATVTDANGYFSLRNVDENAVVTVSFIGFIPQELKVSEGIKVIRLKTDNSKLQDVVVVGYGTTKRKDLTGSVASVNINDVKDVPFTSIDQALSGKAAGVQVTQGDGSPGGVARIKIRGGTSILGGNDPLYIIDGIQVTIQNRYIESQSEIVNPLSGSDNGANSISSSFARGLNSLGGLNINDIESIDILKDASSTAIYGSKAANGVVIITTKRGRNEQKPVIEFNYYTGASEPRKEKLLNAEEYKLIMTESARNLVNSPPPQFPMGPVNPTAVNILNTPNFLGTANTDWLGLVLRTALMQNADFSVRGGGKASRYYTSLSYTNSKGVIKGTDFNRLSGKLNLDNNITSKLRTTTNIDYGFTVNNITNGAYTQALLAPPTFAPYNEDGSVNAFNGNQLGAFASSGLQNPLALIGGINKGKNAMVLGSLAVEYEFTKDLKFKSIASVNYNSYHQRNYSPSNALVATSGGAASSNNGIASQGQTESVSLFFDNTLTYNNQFNEDNRIDVVAGTTWQKDNSRTFQASGQGFPDDFILNDLSSAAITLPSVAYSSQNSLLSFYARLNYALKERYLFTITGRSDASSKFPARNRTAIFPSAGLAWRISQENFMKSVSWIDDLKIRASAGYTGTQNIGDHMFRTLYTPATYNGLNALVPSQLGNNTIKWESTLQKDAGINFSMFKSRLMAELGIYEKKTTGLLFNQALQPSSSYGSVYANLASIRNRGLEIDVRGDYIRHKDFSWNGAINISFNRSMVTNINTDFSDPSVSGAYLGNTIIREGNPIGLFYGSHFRGIIRDAEQLAAYKKEFSLNPFISPYLNIGDPMFDINQPGGFPSTTLVIGNAEPKFYGGYTNTLNYKNFSLISLFNFTYGSKILYLADIQNQKVTNLSNKNARILGRWTPENPTSDRPRVIYGQNGQIGTSSNNLYDGSFLKLKSVSLSYQLNKSFMERMRLQSASIYVSATNVFTISNYPGPDPEVSNDPYSLINGSSDASMYPTVKQYTIGFRVGF; from the coding sequence ATGAGTAAATTACTGTTGACGATGAAACTAACTTTTGTTTTACTGATTACTGCATTTATACAGGTCAGCTTAGGGGCAAATGCCCAGAACATCAGTCTGAAAGAAAAGAACGCTTCTTTATACCAGATCTTTGATCAGATCACCAGGCAAAGCGGCTATGATTTCGTTTACCTTAATGCCATGCTGAGCAAAACAGCGGCGGTAACCATCGATGTTAAAAATGAACCTTTGAAAAACGTACTGGACTACATCTTTGAGGGACAAAGCCTTACCTATACCATCAGGAACAAAACCATAATTGTAACGCAGGTTAAGGAAACTGTTTTTGACAGGTTCCTCAATTACATAAAATCTGTAGATATAAATGCGCAGGTTGTTGATGATACCGGAAACCCGCTGATTGGCGCAAGTGTTAAGGTAAAAGGAACAAAACAAGCTACAGTTACTGATGCGAACGGTTATTTCTCGCTCAGAAATGTTGACGAAAATGCTGTTGTTACAGTTTCCTTTATCGGCTTTATACCACAGGAACTTAAAGTAAGCGAGGGGATAAAGGTTATCCGTTTAAAAACAGACAACTCAAAACTGCAGGACGTTGTAGTGGTAGGGTATGGAACTACCAAAAGAAAGGATTTAACAGGTTCTGTAGCCTCTGTAAACATCAACGATGTTAAGGATGTGCCCTTTACCAGTATAGATCAGGCCTTATCGGGTAAAGCCGCAGGCGTTCAGGTAACCCAGGGCGATGGTTCGCCGGGTGGCGTGGCCCGGATTAAGATCAGGGGAGGAACATCGATATTGGGGGGTAATGATCCTTTGTACATTATAGACGGCATACAGGTCACCATCCAGAACAGGTACATCGAAAGCCAGAGTGAAATTGTAAACCCGCTATCGGGATCAGATAACGGTGCCAACTCTATCAGCAGCTCTTTTGCAAGGGGGCTAAACAGTTTGGGCGGCTTAAATATTAACGACATTGAATCCATTGACATTTTAAAGGATGCTTCTTCAACAGCCATTTATGGTTCAAAAGCGGCAAATGGAGTAGTCATCATTACCACAAAAAGAGGAAGAAATGAGCAAAAGCCGGTCATTGAGTTTAATTACTATACTGGTGCATCTGAGCCAAGAAAAGAAAAACTGCTGAATGCCGAAGAGTATAAGCTCATCATGACAGAGTCCGCCAGAAACCTGGTCAATTCGCCCCCTCCGCAATTTCCTATGGGGCCGGTTAATCCTACGGCAGTCAATATCCTGAATACACCAAACTTTCTTGGAACGGCAAACACAGATTGGCTCGGCCTGGTATTGCGTACAGCCCTAATGCAAAACGCTGATTTTTCAGTACGGGGCGGGGGTAAGGCTTCGCGCTATTATACCTCTCTTTCTTATACCAATTCCAAAGGGGTGATTAAAGGGACTGATTTTAACCGTTTGTCTGGCAAGCTAAACCTGGATAATAACATTACCAGTAAACTGCGTACCACAACCAATATAGACTATGGCTTTACAGTAAATAACATTACCAACGGAGCGTATACCCAGGCCTTACTGGCACCGCCTACTTTTGCCCCTTACAATGAAGATGGTTCTGTGAATGCTTTTAATGGCAATCAGCTTGGTGCTTTTGCGTCGTCGGGGCTTCAAAATCCGCTTGCTTTAATTGGGGGGATCAATAAGGGAAAAAACGCCATGGTGCTGGGCTCGTTGGCCGTAGAATATGAATTTACCAAGGACCTCAAGTTTAAGAGCATTGCCTCTGTGAACTACAATTCCTATCACCAAAGGAATTATTCACCAAGCAATGCCCTTGTGGCCACCAGTGGTGGTGCCGCATCCTCCAATAACGGAATTGCCTCACAAGGTCAGACAGAATCTGTAAGCTTGTTTTTCGACAACACATTAACCTATAACAATCAGTTTAATGAAGACAACCGTATTGATGTAGTTGCCGGTACAACCTGGCAAAAAGACAATAGCCGGACTTTTCAGGCATCGGGGCAGGGCTTTCCTGACGACTTTATACTGAATGACCTGTCATCGGCGGCCATTACCCTTCCATCGGTGGCTTATTCCAGCCAGAACTCCTTGCTGAGTTTTTATGCAAGGTTAAACTACGCTTTAAAAGAACGCTATTTGTTTACCATTACTGGCCGTTCTGATGCCTCTTCCAAGTTTCCCGCCCGTAACCGTACTGCTATTTTCCCTTCGGCAGGCCTGGCCTGGCGCATTTCGCAGGAAAATTTCATGAAGTCTGTGAGCTGGATTGATGACCTGAAAATAAGGGCCAGTGCCGGTTACACCGGGACTCAAAACATTGGCGACCACATGTTCCGTACCCTTTATACCCCTGCTACCTATAATGGCCTGAATGCACTGGTACCCTCGCAACTGGGTAACAACACCATCAAATGGGAGTCTACCTTGCAAAAAGATGCAGGAATTAACTTCTCCATGTTCAAATCCAGGTTAATGGCCGAGCTGGGCATCTACGAAAAGAAAACAACGGGGTTATTATTTAACCAGGCACTGCAGCCAAGCTCTTCTTACGGCAGTGTTTACGCCAACCTGGCCAGTATCAGAAACCGGGGGCTGGAAATAGACGTAAGGGGCGATTATATACGCCATAAAGACTTTTCATGGAACGGTGCCATCAATATATCCTTTAACAGGAGCATGGTAACCAATATCAATACTGATTTTTCTGATCCTAGTGTGTCTGGTGCTTACCTGGGCAATACCATCATCCGGGAAGGCAATCCGATAGGCCTGTTTTATGGTTCACATTTCAGGGGCATTATCAGAGATGCGGAACAACTGGCCGCCTATAAAAAAGAATTTTCTTTAAACCCTTTTATATCCCCTTACCTGAACATCGGCGATCCAATGTTTGACATTAACCAACCTGGCGGTTTTCCGAGCACCACACTGGTTATTGGAAATGCAGAGCCTAAATTTTATGGCGGTTATACCAATACGCTGAATTATAAGAATTTCTCTTTAATCAGTTTGTTTAACTTTACTTATGGAAGCAAAATCCTGTATCTGGCCGATATCCAGAACCAGAAAGTGACCAACCTGAGCAATAAAAATGCAAGGATATTAGGTCGCTGGACACCTGAGAATCCAACTTCTGACAGACCAAGGGTAATTTATGGGCAAAACGGACAGATTGGTACTTCAAGCAATAACCTGTACGACGGATCTTTCCTGAAACTCAAAAGTGTGTCGCTTTCCTATCAGCTAAACAAATCTTTTATGGAAAGGATGAGGCTGCAGTCGGCTTCGATTTATGTTTCGGCCACAAATGTGTTCACCATCAGCAATTACCCGGGGCCAGACCCAGAGGTAAGCAATGACCCTTACAGTCTCATCAATGGCTCGAGCGATGCCAGCATGTACCCGACTGTAAAACAGTATACTATTGGTTTCAGAGTAGGATTTTAA
- a CDS encoding FecR family protein gives MNKEQAKAIIERYNLGQASAREKAWLDNWYLQESKKHEFSAKELNFLGLKEEIWQATKELSGLATRPAPKRLRLWPGFAAAIALIVFGLYFYIEASKPRLRDMAKASHIVPGMNKATITLANGKVIALSEAKNGVVVGEDLKYDDGSPLSGLQPSLPRGARGDNAVLALTTPRGGTYQITLSDGTKVWLNAASSLHYPAVFNGAERKVQLKGEAYFEVAKNPKAPFRVESNGQVTEVLGTHFNINAYQDEPGTTTTLLEGSVRVLKPNSDREVLLKPGQQASPAANGGFKVSKVNPEQYVAWKDGKFIFANANIESIMRQVARWYNVEIEYKGSPSKEKFGGRTSRFANIAELLEILELTDHVQFKIEGRRIIVMP, from the coding sequence ATGAACAAGGAGCAAGCTAAAGCTATTATTGAAAGATACAATCTAGGCCAGGCAAGTGCCAGGGAAAAAGCCTGGTTGGACAATTGGTACCTGCAGGAGTCAAAGAAGCACGAGTTCTCGGCAAAAGAGCTTAATTTCTTAGGGCTAAAAGAAGAAATCTGGCAGGCTACCAAGGAACTTTCTGGTTTAGCAACAAGGCCTGCCCCAAAAAGGCTAAGGCTGTGGCCAGGGTTTGCAGCAGCAATTGCGCTGATTGTGTTTGGGCTGTATTTTTATATAGAAGCAAGTAAGCCCAGGCTGAGAGATATGGCAAAGGCCAGCCATATTGTTCCAGGGATGAACAAAGCCACCATAACATTGGCTAACGGCAAAGTGATAGCCTTAAGTGAAGCGAAAAATGGAGTAGTTGTAGGAGAAGACTTAAAGTATGATGATGGAAGCCCCCTTTCAGGCTTGCAGCCCTCTCTACCACGGGGAGCGCGAGGGGATAATGCAGTACTTGCCCTTACTACTCCACGTGGAGGGACTTACCAGATTACTTTATCGGATGGGACTAAAGTGTGGTTGAATGCCGCTTCTTCCCTACATTATCCGGCAGTATTTAATGGCGCTGAACGAAAGGTACAGCTAAAGGGGGAAGCCTATTTTGAAGTGGCAAAAAATCCGAAAGCACCTTTTCGCGTAGAAAGCAATGGGCAGGTTACAGAGGTTTTGGGTACGCATTTTAACATCAACGCTTACCAGGATGAGCCTGGTACGACCACCACTTTGCTTGAAGGCAGTGTTCGGGTGTTAAAACCTAATTCTGATCGCGAGGTATTGCTTAAGCCCGGGCAGCAGGCCAGCCCTGCAGCAAACGGGGGATTTAAAGTCAGTAAGGTTAACCCAGAGCAATATGTGGCCTGGAAAGACGGAAAATTCATATTTGCCAATGCCAATATCGAAAGCATTATGCGTCAGGTAGCCAGATGGTATAATGTAGAGATTGAGTACAAGGGCAGCCCGTCCAAAGAAAAATTTGGCGGCCGCACATCGCGTTTTGCGAACATAGCAGAATTGCTGGAAATCCTTGAATTAACAGATCATGTACAGTTTAAGATTGAAGGAAGGAGGATTATCGTTATGCCGTAA
- a CDS encoding RNA polymerase sigma factor encodes MPAYSDFSDSKLTVLLKQGDRLAFTEIYNRYWAEMYFHTFRMLKDEDSSKDVLQDVFSALWLKSAALNVNTKLSGHLYIAVRNRVFNLIAQNKVRSDYLSSVAGFITDISSETSLLDEKQLLEIVEEEIRNLPPKMKEIFELSRKDNLSHKEIAEKLGISDQTVKKQIQNALKILKPKIRSAQAGFFVLFFLR; translated from the coding sequence ATGCCAGCCTATAGTGATTTTAGCGATAGTAAACTGACTGTTTTATTGAAACAGGGAGACCGCCTTGCATTTACCGAAATCTATAACCGTTATTGGGCAGAAATGTATTTTCATACCTTCAGGATGCTGAAAGATGAAGACAGTTCAAAAGACGTGCTTCAGGACGTATTTAGTGCCCTATGGCTAAAATCGGCTGCACTGAATGTCAATACCAAGTTGTCCGGACATTTGTATATTGCGGTACGGAACAGGGTATTTAACCTGATTGCCCAGAATAAAGTTAGAAGTGATTATCTGAGTTCAGTGGCCGGTTTTATTACGGATATAAGTTCTGAAACATCGTTGCTGGATGAAAAACAGTTGCTGGAAATTGTAGAAGAAGAAATCCGAAATCTTCCTCCAAAAATGAAAGAAATTTTTGAACTGAGCAGAAAGGACAATCTTTCTCATAAAGAAATCGCAGAAAAACTTGGTATTTCTGATCAAACTGTAAAAAAGCAAATACAAAATGCGCTTAAAATTTTAAAGCCTAAGATCCGTTCGGCACAAGCCGGGTTTTTTGTGCTGTTTTTTTTACGTTAA
- the argH gene encoding argininosuccinate lyase, with amino-acid sequence MKIWQKNIEVNKDIEAFTVGKDRELDLQMAAFDVLGSLAHVQMLESIGLLSAEELAEIQVALKKIYAEIAAGEFVIEDTVEDVHSQVEWLLTQRIGEAGKKIHSGRSRNDQVLVDLKLYFRSCIEEMVGNTSVLFEQLIKLSNTHKDKLLPGYTHLQIAMPSSFGLWFGAYAESLADDMELMLAAWKVCNKNPLGSAAGYGSSFPLNRTMTTKLLGFERLNYNVVYAQMGRGKTERVLAQAMSAIAASLAKMAMDVCLFINQNFGFISFPDELTTGSSIMPHKKNPDVFELIRSRCNKIQALPNEIAMMVTNLPSGYHRDLQLLKENLFPAMVSLNECLQMATYMLQNISVKADILKDKKYDYLFSVEVVNELALKGVPFREAYKQVGESIENGSFKPLTELNHTHEGSIGNLCNVEIEEMMTEVLAQFKFEKTHRAMEKLLA; translated from the coding sequence ATGAAGATCTGGCAAAAAAATATTGAAGTAAATAAGGATATAGAAGCTTTTACAGTAGGGAAAGACAGGGAACTGGACCTGCAAATGGCTGCATTTGATGTTCTGGGCTCACTGGCGCACGTGCAGATGCTGGAAAGTATTGGCTTGCTGAGTGCCGAAGAGCTTGCTGAGATCCAGGTTGCCCTGAAGAAGATCTATGCCGAAATAGCGGCAGGAGAGTTTGTAATAGAGGATACCGTGGAAGATGTGCACTCGCAGGTAGAGTGGCTGCTTACGCAACGCATTGGCGAAGCCGGCAAGAAAATCCATAGCGGGCGCTCGCGCAACGACCAGGTGCTGGTAGACCTGAAACTTTATTTCAGGAGCTGCATTGAAGAGATGGTAGGCAATACCTCGGTTTTGTTTGAGCAGTTGATCAAACTGAGCAATACCCATAAGGATAAGCTGCTGCCGGGTTATACCCATTTGCAGATTGCCATGCCTTCTTCGTTTGGTTTGTGGTTTGGCGCATATGCAGAAAGCCTTGCCGATGATATGGAGCTGATGCTGGCCGCCTGGAAGGTATGCAATAAGAACCCTTTGGGCTCTGCCGCAGGCTATGGTTCGTCATTTCCTTTAAACAGGACCATGACTACCAAATTGCTTGGCTTTGAACGCTTAAATTATAACGTGGTATATGCCCAGATGGGCAGAGGCAAAACAGAGAGGGTCCTGGCGCAGGCCATGTCTGCCATTGCGGCTTCACTGGCCAAGATGGCCATGGATGTTTGCCTGTTCATCAATCAGAACTTTGGTTTCATCAGTTTTCCGGATGAGCTGACTACCGGCTCCAGTATTATGCCGCATAAAAAGAACCCCGATGTTTTTGAGCTGATCCGCTCGCGCTGCAATAAAATACAGGCCTTGCCCAATGAGATCGCCATGATGGTCACCAACCTGCCATCGGGCTATCACCGTGATCTTCAGTTGCTAAAGGAAAACCTTTTCCCGGCCATGGTTTCCTTGAATGAATGCCTGCAGATGGCTACCTATATGCTCCAAAATATTTCTGTTAAAGCGGATATCCTGAAAGATAAAAAGTACGATTACCTGTTTAGCGTAGAGGTGGTGAATGAACTGGCTTTAAAAGGCGTACCTTTCAGGGAGGCTTACAAACAGGTAGGGGAAAGCATTGAAAATGGCAGCTTTAAACCGCTTACTGAACTGAACCATACCCATGAGGGCAGCATCGGTAACCTTTGTAATGTAGAGATTGAGGAAATGATGACAGAAGTGCTGGCACAGTTTAAGTTTGAAAAGACCCATCGGGCTATGGAGAAATTGCTGGCTTAG
- a CDS encoding M20 family metallo-hydrolase gives MTGQLQKDSLELLKQLISIPSFSKEEDRTADVIEQFLQQRNVKTQRKLNNVWAYNKHFDASKPTLLLNSHHDTVKPNTGYTRDPYEAKIEDGKLYGLGSNDAGGCLVSLIATFLYYYEQSELSYNLCLAATAEEEISGNNGLEHVLPELGDLEFAIVGEPTQMNLAIAERGLLVLDCTVHGKAGHAAREEGDNAIYKALKDIEWFRNYRFSKVSEMFGPLKMSVTIINAGSQHNVVPATCTFTVDVRVTDAYTNEEVLKIIRTNVDCEVKPRSVRLKPSSIDKAHPIVQSGIALGRATYGSPTTSDQALLSIPSLKVGPGDSARSHMADEYIYTHEIEEGIVLYIEMLKPVINGK, from the coding sequence ATGACCGGCCAACTGCAAAAAGACAGTTTAGAACTGCTGAAACAACTGATCAGCATACCTTCTTTCAGTAAAGAAGAAGACAGAACCGCAGATGTGATTGAGCAATTCCTGCAGCAACGAAATGTAAAGACCCAGCGTAAACTGAACAATGTATGGGCTTATAATAAGCATTTTGATGCCTCCAAACCTACTTTGCTTTTAAACTCGCACCACGATACCGTAAAGCCAAACACGGGCTATACGCGTGATCCTTACGAGGCAAAAATTGAAGACGGTAAATTATATGGCTTGGGCAGCAATGATGCGGGAGGATGCCTGGTATCGCTTATAGCCACATTTTTATATTACTATGAGCAGTCAGAACTGAGCTATAACCTATGCCTTGCTGCTACAGCCGAGGAAGAGATCTCGGGGAACAACGGCCTGGAGCATGTGCTGCCAGAGTTGGGCGATCTGGAATTTGCCATAGTAGGGGAGCCAACACAGATGAACCTGGCGATTGCAGAACGGGGCCTGCTGGTACTGGATTGCACGGTGCATGGAAAGGCCGGGCATGCCGCGCGTGAAGAGGGGGACAACGCCATTTACAAGGCGCTTAAGGATATAGAATGGTTCCGCAATTATCGTTTTTCGAAGGTATCTGAAATGTTCGGGCCTTTAAAAATGTCGGTTACCATCATCAATGCCGGCTCGCAGCACAATGTGGTGCCAGCAACCTGTACTTTTACGGTAGATGTGCGGGTAACGGATGCTTATACAAATGAAGAGGTTTTAAAGATCATACGCACAAATGTGGATTGTGAGGTAAAGCCCCGCTCGGTAAGGCTCAAACCTTCTTCTATTGATAAGGCGCATCCGATTGTACAATCGGGAATTGCATTGGGCAGAGCGACTTATGGCTCTCCTACCACTTCAGATCAGGCGCTGCTGAGTATTCCTTCGCTGAAAGTGGGGCCCGGTGATTCTGCGCGGTCTCATATGGCTGATGAGTACATTTACACCCATGAGATTGAAGAAGGCATAGTGCTGTACATAGAGATGCTGAAGCCGGTTATCAACGGAAAGTAG
- the proC gene encoding pyrroline-5-carboxylate reductase, with protein sequence MEKFKGRIAILGSGNIGISLAKGLVKSDYAEPGQISLTRRNIAGLAALAGQGFAVSNDNAAVVAEADIVVLAVLPQQLNGLLAQIKPVTDAKQHLFISVASGVSCADIRSKLGDEVQVIRAMPNTAIAIGQSMTCVATDNAGAENIQEVIRMFETVGSVVKINEDLMTSATALCACGIAFFLRGIRAASQGGVEIGFHADEALKMAVQTAKGAADLLLLMQSHPEQEIDKVTSPKGCTIAGLNEMEHNGYSSSLIKGIKLSALKAGALYTKE encoded by the coding sequence ATGGAAAAATTTAAAGGCAGGATCGCCATTTTAGGCAGCGGAAATATTGGTATCTCTTTAGCAAAGGGCTTGGTTAAGTCCGATTACGCCGAACCCGGTCAGATCAGCCTGACAAGAAGAAATATAGCTGGTCTTGCTGCACTCGCCGGGCAGGGTTTTGCGGTGAGCAATGACAATGCAGCGGTAGTTGCCGAGGCCGATATTGTGGTGCTGGCTGTACTGCCCCAGCAGTTAAATGGCTTATTGGCACAAATTAAACCCGTTACTGATGCAAAGCAGCACTTATTTATATCTGTTGCTTCTGGTGTAAGCTGTGCTGATATCAGAAGTAAACTGGGCGACGAGGTGCAGGTAATCAGGGCCATGCCGAATACAGCGATAGCCATCGGGCAATCCATGACCTGTGTGGCTACAGATAATGCGGGCGCGGAAAACATACAGGAGGTAATCAGAATGTTTGAAACCGTAGGCTCTGTTGTTAAAATTAACGAAGACCTCATGACTTCGGCCACAGCCTTATGTGCATGCGGCATTGCTTTTTTTCTGCGGGGGATCAGGGCTGCATCACAGGGAGGGGTAGAAATTGGCTTTCATGCCGATGAGGCACTCAAAATGGCCGTTCAGACGGCTAAAGGCGCTGCAGACCTGCTGCTGCTGATGCAATCACACCCAGAACAGGAGATTGACAAGGTAACCTCGCCTAAAGGCTGTACAATAGCAGGATTGAACGAAATGGAGCACAATGGCTACAGTTCTTCATTAATTAAAGGGATTAAACTTTCCGCCCTTAAAGCGGGTGCTTTATACACCAAAGAATAA
- the argB gene encoding acetylglutamate kinase gives MKKTLNVIKIGGNVIDNSEKLHQFLLDFTALPGDKILIHGGGKIATELATSLGVEAKMVEGRRITDIETLRIVTMVYAGLINKNMVAQLQAKGCNAVGLTGADGNIIKAVKRPVKDIDYGYVGDLDEASVSVETLDSLLRAGLVPVICAITHDGQSQLLNTNADTIASAVAVAMAKRYDTALIYCFEKRGVMRDVEDDRSLVAEIRMDEFDALKAEGVVSGGMIPKLHNAFEAIKSGVSAVYIGKADELLQINGSSFGTRLIK, from the coding sequence ATGAAGAAGACACTCAACGTAATTAAAATCGGCGGAAATGTAATCGACAACTCAGAAAAGCTACATCAGTTTTTGCTCGACTTCACCGCGCTCCCCGGAGACAAGATTTTAATTCACGGCGGAGGGAAAATTGCTACCGAGCTGGCGACTTCTTTAGGCGTTGAAGCCAAAATGGTGGAAGGCCGGAGGATTACAGATATAGAAACCCTGCGCATTGTAACCATGGTGTACGCCGGATTGATCAATAAAAACATGGTGGCCCAACTTCAGGCCAAAGGCTGTAATGCCGTAGGGCTTACCGGCGCTGATGGAAATATCATTAAAGCCGTAAAACGACCGGTAAAGGATATAGATTACGGCTATGTGGGCGACCTGGATGAGGCTTCGGTTTCGGTTGAAACACTGGATAGCTTATTGAGGGCAGGTCTGGTGCCTGTTATTTGTGCCATTACGCATGACGGGCAGTCTCAGCTGCTCAACACCAATGCCGACACGATTGCATCTGCCGTTGCGGTTGCCATGGCAAAAAGATACGATACCGCACTGATCTATTGCTTTGAGAAGCGTGGTGTAATGCGGGATGTGGAAGACGATCGCTCCCTGGTAGCTGAGATCAGGATGGATGAATTTGATGCACTAAAGGCTGAAGGCGTGGTTTCAGGTGGGATGATCCCCAAATTACACAATGCCTTTGAGGCGATAAAAAGCGGCGTTTCGGCAGTATACATTGGTAAAGCCGATGAATTACTACAAATTAATGGAAGCAGTTTCGGAACCAGATTAATAAAGTAA
- a CDS encoding Rossmann-fold NAD(P)-binding domain-containing protein, protein MNQFTSVNDVQHIDQLVEDALALKGNPYAHQHLGKNKTLGLVFLNPSLRTRLSTQKAALNLGMNVMVMNMDKEGWALETQDGVVMNGTTVEHIREAAAVMGQYCDVLGLRSFPKLVNRDEDYNEDFFNKFIKYCQVPVVSLESATRHPLQSLADLVTIKETWVSAAKPKVVLAWAPHIKALPQAVPNSFAEWMCRAQQEGMLDFTIAQPKGYELSEDFTPGAHITHNLDEALAGADYIYVKNWSSYKEYGKVLTYPEGWMLNNDKLKNTNNARVMHCLPVRRDLELSSEILDGPNSLVIHEAGNRLWAAQAVLKQMLEKL, encoded by the coding sequence ATGAACCAATTCACTTCAGTAAACGATGTGCAGCATATTGACCAATTGGTTGAAGATGCACTTGCGCTAAAGGGAAACCCCTATGCACACCAACACCTGGGTAAAAACAAAACCCTGGGCCTTGTTTTTCTGAACCCAAGTCTGCGTACCCGATTAAGTACCCAGAAAGCTGCCCTTAATTTAGGGATGAATGTAATGGTGATGAATATGGACAAAGAGGGCTGGGCATTGGAAACCCAGGATGGAGTGGTGATGAACGGGACTACGGTTGAACACATACGTGAAGCAGCTGCGGTGATGGGCCAGTATTGCGATGTGCTGGGCCTGCGTTCTTTCCCTAAACTGGTAAACCGGGATGAAGACTACAACGAGGATTTTTTTAACAAGTTCATTAAATATTGCCAGGTGCCCGTGGTTAGCCTGGAAAGTGCTACGCGCCATCCATTGCAAAGCCTGGCCGACCTGGTTACCATAAAAGAGACCTGGGTATCAGCTGCGAAGCCCAAAGTAGTGCTGGCCTGGGCGCCGCACATCAAAGCATTGCCGCAGGCTGTGCCAAATTCATTTGCCGAATGGATGTGCAGGGCGCAGCAGGAGGGGATGCTGGACTTTACCATAGCACAACCTAAAGGTTATGAACTGAGTGAAGATTTTACCCCGGGAGCACACATTACGCATAATTTAGATGAAGCACTGGCCGGGGCCGATTATATTTACGTAAAAAACTGGTCGAGCTACAAGGAATACGGTAAGGTGCTTACCTATCCTGAAGGCTGGATGCTGAATAACGATAAGCTCAAAAACACCAACAACGCCAGGGTGATGCATTGCCTGCCGGTAAGACGCGATCTGGAGCTTTCGTCTGAAATACTGGATGGGCCTAACTCGCTGGTGATCCACGAAGCGGGAAACCGCTTATGGGCAGCACAGGCTGTTTTGAAACAAATGCTGGAAAAATTGTAA